A segment of the Paracoccus suum genome:
AGACCTCGCCATGGCCGGTGGCAGAGATCGCGCAGGTCGCGTTGTCGGCGAATGTGCCCGCACCGATGATCGGCGCATCGCCGATGCGGCCCGGAGCTTTGGCCGTCATGCCGCCGGTCGAGGTCGCGGCGGCGAGGTTGCCCGACAGGTCCAGCGCAACCGCGCCGACCGTGCCATGGCGACGGGCCGGGTCGGTCTCGACCTCCCCCGACGCGCGCAGGGCGAGCGTTTCCTGCAGGGCGGTCCAGCGCGCCTCGGTAAAGAAATAATCGCGATCGCCAAACGGCAGGCCGGCCTCGCGCGCCAGTTCGATCGCGGGGGCGCCCGCCAGCATTACCTGCGGGCTGTCCATGACGAGACGCGCGACCCGGATCGGGTTCTTGGGGCCAAAGATGCCGGCCACCGCACCCGCCTGCCGGTCGCGGCCGTCCATGACGGCGGCGTCCATTTCCTGCTCACCTGCCGCGGTATAGACCGCGCCGCGCCCTGCGTTGAACAGCGGCTCATCCTCGAGCACGACCACCGCCGCCGTCACGGCATCAATAGCGCTACCGCCGTCCTGCAAAACGGCCTGTCCAGCCTCAAGCACGCGGTGCAGGGCAGCATGATAGGCGGCCTCCTTTTCCGGCGTCACTTTGCTGCGCAAGATCGTGCCCGCGCCGCCGTGAACCGCCAGTGCCCAGGTGGGTTTGTCCGAAGTCGTCATGCCCGTGTCTCCAATCCAGCCTCACGCGCGCAGTGGCGGGCGATATCGGCGTGCGTTGCGACCCAGCAATCACCCTTTTCCGCGATCCGCTTCAACAGCTCTTCGAGGATGAAGATGCGCGAGCGGTAGCCCGTCACATGCGGATGCATG
Coding sequences within it:
- a CDS encoding isoaspartyl peptidase/L-asparaginase family protein — translated: MTTSDKPTWALAVHGGAGTILRSKVTPEKEAAYHAALHRVLEAGQAVLQDGGSAIDAVTAAVVVLEDEPLFNAGRGAVYTAAGEQEMDAAVMDGRDRQAGAVAGIFGPKNPIRVARLVMDSPQVMLAGAPAIELAREAGLPFGDRDYFFTEARWTALQETLALRASGEVETDPARRHGTVGAVALDLSGNLAAATSTGGMTAKAPGRIGDAPIIGAGTFADNATCAISATGHGEVFIRWTAAAEIAARMRHAGQTLEQAATAVVMEDLMPNDGSGGLIAVDRYGNIAMPFNCEGMYRGTARQGEEPQTFIYR